A stretch of the Paramormyrops kingsleyae isolate MSU_618 chromosome 16, PKINGS_0.4, whole genome shotgun sequence genome encodes the following:
- the LOC111852763 gene encoding uncharacterized protein isoform X2, with protein sequence MKAAPLWILLSIVGYCLKLAADPLIMTKYFLSGEPVWITLQYPDLTNGTEFSWEWTSHSGMTQQTQIAKITLSDHGYSWTWGKRASFKQGQNYGIQMEPKFANGGLYIFSQMKPTRSILAQTELIAVRVVAPQSDSVIGSDASFSCEASRLPDSVTLQWEKKENHIPNTTLLYINTAHIIIHSVDMQSSGEYHCTFRKNGRLIYDVMKMLKVNQYSYSKPYTLYREASNSSKVTLINQHYERASKARWYWRPASHTTAKNKQPVSARMIFPSQGFDGYYIPLHISPVTYEESGMYDLYINDYFYNTITLVTLEVTLDPPGGLFGNKTLVLTCEVSETTNSLTLAWLRMEGNRGVLEKQEALNENQLDRKLRLTLSSPSRDQTHWACVIFRGRSLRAKASLQISLPAPSASQNNIIPMVAAVGPLSAVFLVVALVLFYKRRQAAGVSPEAAEYVSESKAKYSSVLSLQECKSIPLSPREVQNDSELVPAQTENIYSNVIYLPEDTGPIRTSVVDENQELQYAALVLRSLSSHSASPASTMVEPSHAEQTNDMVIYSDPRI encoded by the exons ATGAAAGCGGCACCATTGTGGATCCTGCTGTCGATAGTAGGATACTGTCTGAAACTCGCAGCTGACC CCTTAATCATGACAAAATACTTTCTGTCTGGGGAGCCGGTTTGGATCACTCTGCAATATCCAGATCTTACAAATGGAACAGAATTCAGTTGGGAATGGACTTCACATAGTGGGATGACCcaacaaactcaaatagccaaAATAACATTGTCAGATCATGGCTACTCCTGGACATGGGGAAAAAGGGCATCTTTTAAACAAGGTCAGAACTATGGCATTCAGATGGAACCGAAGTTTGCAAATGGAggactatatattttttcacaAATGAAACCAACACGGTCCATCCTGGCACAGACTGAATTGATTGCAGTAAGAG TTGTCGCCCCGCAGTCTGATTCCGTCATAGGTTCTGATGCGAGCTTCAGCTGTGAGGCGTCTCGTCTGCCGGATTCAGTCACACTccagtgggagaaaaaagaaaatcacatcCCTAATACCACTCTGCTGTACATCAACACAGCCCACATCATTATCCACAGCGTTGACATGCAGAGCAGTGGGGAATACCACTGTACATTCAGAAAGAATGGACGTCTAATCTATGATGTTATGAAAATGTTAAAAGTCAACCAAT ACTCCTACAGTAAGCCGTACACTCTGTACAGAGAGGCATCCAACAGCAGCAAGGTTACGCTTATAAACCAACATTATGAACGGGCCAGCAAAGCTAGGTGGTACTGGAGACCCGCTTCACATACAACTGCGAAAAATAAACAGCCTGTCAGTGCCAGAATGATATTCCCATCTCAGGGTTTTGATGGTTATTACATACCTCTGCACATCTCACCAGTCACGTATGAAGAAAGTGGAATGTATGACTTATATATTAATGATTACTTCTACAACACTATAACACTGGTAACTCTTGAAG TGACTCTCGATCCCCCTGGAGGTCTCTTTGGGAACAAGACCCTTGTCCTGACCTGTGAGGTGTCAGAGACAACTAACTCGTTGACCCTGGCCTGGTTGAGGATGGAGGGGAATAGGGGGGTGCTGGAGAAACAGGAAGCTCTGAATGAAAATCAGCTCGACAGGAAGCTCCGGCTGACCCTGTCCAGCCCCAGCAGAGACCAAACGCACTGGGCTTGTGTTATTTTCAGAGGGAGGTCGCTGAGAGCAAAGGCGTCCCTGCAGATCAGCCTGCCTG CTCCATCTGCTTCACAAAACAACATTATCCCAATGGTAGCTGCTGTTGGACCACTCAGCGCTGTGTTCTTAGTGGTAGCTCTGGTGCTGTTTTACAAGAGGAGACAAGCAGCAG GTGTTTCTCCGGAGGCAGCGGAATATGTGTCCGAGTCAAAAGCGAAGTACAGCAGCGTCCTCAGTTTGCAGGAGTGCAAAT CCATTCCACTGTCACCAAGAGAAGTACAGAATGACTCAGAACTTGTACCTGCCCAGACTGAAAATATCTACAGCAACGTTATTTACCTTCCAGAGGACACAG GTCCTATAAGAACGTCAGTTGTGGATGAGAACCAAGAACTACAGTATGCAGCTTTGGTCCTAAGAAGTCTTAGTTCTC ATTCAGCATCTCCTGCCTCTACAATGGTTGAACCGTCACATGCA GAGCAAACGAATGACATGGTGATCTATTCAGATCCAAGGATATAG
- the LOC111852758 gene encoding inactive phospholipase C-like protein 1 isoform X2, with translation MSRAGRRSGVASLDPESGFPEGIRATPRRSSIIKDLSVHKTGARKKTVSFSSTPSERKVSSAADCLAFMQCGCELRKVRPNSRIYYRFYTLDPSLTCLRWEPSKKDSERARLDVGAMSEVRAGKYTETFCHSGTAECLPEEASFSIIHGDGHQSLDLVALSPEVASIWVTGLRYLISHPGSVRGSADEGSLGHRLRRSWLAAEFGKDDESGYGVMSEDAAVATVCRLCPSIRETKVRLRFKEIQRIKEKLTSHVTLEEFQEVYCELCTRPDVYFLLVQLSQDRECLDAQALRTFLETEQGLRSATAEGCLDIVRHFEPSAWGREQGLLSLDGFARYLQSPECQLFDPKHQHVCQDMSQPLTHYYINSSSRSYLSGDLQSADLGALQSADLGALQSALQAGCRCLELTVTDGPSGEPVLAVETSLSLNDPSQAPTVPITACAALEIIEKFAFATSPYPLLICLCQRCSPDQQRVLAGHLRKVFSSGLYTLGAQQAPPSPEGGSQLPSPEELKGRVLLVGEKQPSEGEAFEEEEELEDGGELTDQQMAPKPPHPLQWRICEELSELLVINHSSSRCFYRQRACQNESPVEPPNTPMPQAPPCWTVCSMGEDEAAQLADESTEELVDFTEHVLVRLCPSAEPSDSRSANSQDFWKAGCQLVALNLQMPGTMLDVHRAHFAQNGGCGYVLQPAAKPAPDRPPASLGRTLRVRVISAHGLPKPQGSGAKGDIIDPYVVLELHGVSADCAEEHTSTAAQNQDDPLFDETFEFQVSVPELAVLRFVVLDDDYITDDFIGQYSVSFECLQPGFRTVPLLGLTGRPVPHASLFVHVVITELKGSGKPQKVARRGHESVALHSVGVRALDDTFRSASAPLGEATDLRVSAQSAMVTFKEHFGLPLEVTFKQCIQSLVPLLQAPDGSLGASLVLKDGYPCLEVLGNSSESVQKLVGSYSTMISAQRRLIENADRVQEEIKQVCKEGMELHENLSRLGEKEELKGRKQSKALENSAWNITALKGQCDLICSAKADALEALRELILAFEAYGLMANAEDVQHSSS, from the exons ATGTCGAGGGCAGGGAGGCGAAGCGGAGTCGCCTCGCTGGACCCGGAGTCCGGTTTTCCGGAGGGGATCAGAGCGACTCCTCGCAGGagcagcataataaag GACCTATCAGTGCACAAAACAGGAGCGAGGAAGAAGACGGTGTCCTTCAGCAGCACGCCTTCAGAGAGGAAGGTGAGCAGTGCCGCCGACTGCCTGGCCTTCATGCAGTGCGGCTGTGAGCTCAGAAAGGTACGACCCAATTCGCGCATCTACTACCGCTTCTATACCCTGGACCCCTCGCTGACGTGTCTGCGCTGGGAGCCCTCGAAGAAGGACAGTGAGCGCGCCCGCCTGGACGTCGGCGCCATGTCCGAGGTGCGCGCCGGCAAATACACCGAGACCTTCTGCCACAGCGGCACTGCCGAGTGCCTGCCGGAGGAGGCCTCCTTCTCCATCATCCATGGTGATGGCCACCAGTCCCTGGATCTGGTGGCACTTTCTCCTGAGGTCGCCAGCATCTGGGTGACGGGCCTGCGCTACCTGATATCGCACCCGGGGTCCGTCCGTGGCAGTGCGGACGAGGGCAGCCTTGGACACCGCTTGCGCCGCAGCTGGCTGGCCGCTGAGTTCGGCAAGGACGACGAGAGCGGTTACGGGGTGATGTCCGAGGACGCGGCCGTGGCCACCGTCTGCAGGCTGTGTCCCAGCATCAGGGAGACCAAG GTACGACTCAGGTTTAAGGAAATCCAGCGCATCAAGGAGAAGCTGACCTCCCATGTGACCCTGGAGGAATTCCAGGAGGTCTACTGCGAGCTTTGTACCCGCCCTGATGTCTACTTCCTGCTGGTGCAGCTGTCCCAGGACCGGGAGTGCCTGGATGCCCAGGCGCTGCGGACCTTCCTGGAGACGGAGCAGGGCCTCCGCTCCGCCACGGCTGAGGGCTGCCTGGACATCGTACGGCACTTCGAGCCGTCGGCCTGGGGACGTGAGCAGGGCCTGCTCAGCCTGGATGGCTTTGCCCGCTACCTGCAGTCACCTGAATGCCAGCTGTTTGACCCTAAACACCAGCACGTGTGCCAGGATATGAGCCAGCCACTCACACACTACTATATCAACTCATCCTCCCGCTCCTACCTGTCTGGGGACCTGCAGAGTGCTGATCTGGGGGCACTGCAGAGTGCTGATCTGGGGGCACTGCAGAGTGCTCTGCAGGCCGGTTGCCGCTGTTTGGAGCTCACAGTGACAGATGGGCCTAGTGGTGAGCCAGTCTTGGCTGTGGAGACGAGTCTGAGTTTGAATGACCCCAGTCAAGCCCCTACAGTGCCTATTACCGCCTGTGCTGCCCTTGAAATCATCGAGAAGTTTGCGTTTGCGACCTCGCCCTACCCTCTGCTGATCTGCCTCTGCCAGCGCTGCTCCCCAGACCAGCAGAGAGTCCTGGCCGGACACCTGCGTAAGGTCTTCAGCTCTGGGCTCTACACGCTTGGGGCTCAACAGGCACCTCCAAGTCCAGAAGGTGGGTCTCAGCTGCCCTCCCCAGAGGAGTTGAAGGGCCGGGTATTGCTGGTGGGTGAGAAGCAGCCATCAGAAGGGGAGGCAtttgaggaggaagaggagctggaggatgGAGGTGAGCTCACAGACCAGCAGATGGCGCCAAAACCCCCACATCCACTGCAGTGGCGCATTTGCGAAGAGCTTTCCGAGCTGTTGGTTATCAATCACTCCAGTAGCCGCTGCTTTTATAGACAACGAGCCTGCCAGAATGAGAGCCCTGTGGAACCTCCCAACACCCCCATGCCCCAGGCCCCCCCATGCTGGACGGTGTGCTCCATGGGGGAGGATGAGGCAGCCCAGCTGGCTGACGAGAGCACAGAAGAGCTGGTGGATTTCACCGAGCATGTGCTGGTGCGGCTGTGCCCAAGTGCAGAGCCCTCTGACTCCAGAAGCGCCAATTCCCAGGACTTCTGGAAGGCTGGCTGTCAGCTGGTGGCCCTCAATCTGCAGATGCCTGGGACCATGCTGGACGTGCACAGAGCTCATTTCGCGCAGAACGGCGGCTGTGGGTACGTCCTGCAGCCGGCCGCAAAGCCAGCGCCGGACCGCCCTCCAGCTTCGTTGGGCCGGACGCTGCGTGTCAGGGTGATCAGTGCCCACGGCCTGCCGAAACCGCAGGGCTCAGGCGCCAAGGGGGATATCATCGACCCGTACGTGGTGCTGGAGCTGCATGGCGTGTCTGCTGACTGCGCTGAGGAACACACCAGTACCGCGGCGCAGAACCAGGATGACCCACTGTTTGATGAAACCTTTGAATTTCAG GTAAGCGTGCCCGAGTTGGCGGTCCTGCGTTTCGTGGTGCTGGATGACGATTACATCACCGACGACTTCATCGGCCAGTACAGCGTGAGCTTCGAGTGCCTGCAGCCCGGTTTTCGCACCGTGCCGCTGCTGGGCCTCACGGGGCGACCGGTGCCTCACGCCAGCCTTTTCGTCCACGTGGTCATCACTGAGCTGAAAGGTAGCGGCAAGCCCCAGAAGGTGGCGCGGCGGGGGCACGAGTCGGTGGCTCTGCACAGCGTGGGCGTCAGAGCTCTGGACGACACCTTCCGCTCTGCCAGTGCCCCGCTGGGCGAGGCCACAGACCTGCGGGTTTCTGCACAG AGCGCCATGGTTACTTTCAAAGAGCATTTTGGGCTCCCCCTGGAGGTCACCTTCAAGCAGTGCATTCAGAGCCTGGTCCCCCTCCTACAGGCCCCTGACGGGTCCCTAGGGGCCAGTCTGGTGCTGAAAGATGGCTACCCCTGCCTAGAGGTGCTGGGGAACTCGTCTGAAAGCGTACAGAAGCTTGTGGGCTCCTACAGCACT ATGATCTCAGCGCAAAGACGGCTGATTGAGAATGCGGACAGGGTGCAAGAAGAGATCAAGCAGGTGTGCAAGGaag GGATGGAGCTCCATGAGAACCTGTCCAGGCTTGGGGAGAAGGAGGAACTGAAGGGGAGGAAGCAGAGTAAGGCTCTGGAGAACTCGGCATGGAACATCACCGCACTGAAG GGACAGTGTGACCTAATTTGCAGTGCCAAGGCAGATGCACTGGAAGCCCTGAGAGAGCTGATACTGGCTTTCGAGGCATATGGGCTGATGGCTAACGCTGAAGATGTCCAACACTCTTCCTCCTAA
- the LOC111852763 gene encoding uncharacterized protein isoform X1 encodes MKAAPLWILLSIVGYCLKLAADPLIMTKYFLSGEPVWITLQYPDLTNGTEFSWEWTSHSGMTQQTQIAKITLSDHGYSWTWGKRASFKQGQNYGIQMEPKFANGGLYIFSQMKPTRSILAQTELIAVRVVAPQSDSVIGSDASFSCEASRLPDSVTLQWEKKENHIPNTTLLYINTAHIIIHSVDMQSSGEYHCTFRKNGRLIYDVMKMLKVNQYSYSKPYTLYREASNSSKVTLINQHYERASKARWYWRPASHTTAKNKQPVSARMIFPSQGFDGYYIPLHISPVTYEESGMYDLYINDYFYNTITLVTLEVTLDPPGGLFGNKTLVLTCEVSETTNSLTLAWLRMEGNRGVLEKQEALNENQLDRKLRLTLSSPSRDQTHWACVIFRGRSLRAKASLQISLPAPSASQNNIIPMVAAVGPLSAVFLVVALVLFYKRRQAAGVSPEAAEYVSESKAKYSSVLSLQECKSIPLSPREVQNDSELVPAQTENIYSNVIYLPEDTGPIRTSVVDENQELQYAALVLRSLSSQDSASPASTMVEPSHAEQTNDMVIYSDPRI; translated from the exons ATGAAAGCGGCACCATTGTGGATCCTGCTGTCGATAGTAGGATACTGTCTGAAACTCGCAGCTGACC CCTTAATCATGACAAAATACTTTCTGTCTGGGGAGCCGGTTTGGATCACTCTGCAATATCCAGATCTTACAAATGGAACAGAATTCAGTTGGGAATGGACTTCACATAGTGGGATGACCcaacaaactcaaatagccaaAATAACATTGTCAGATCATGGCTACTCCTGGACATGGGGAAAAAGGGCATCTTTTAAACAAGGTCAGAACTATGGCATTCAGATGGAACCGAAGTTTGCAAATGGAggactatatattttttcacaAATGAAACCAACACGGTCCATCCTGGCACAGACTGAATTGATTGCAGTAAGAG TTGTCGCCCCGCAGTCTGATTCCGTCATAGGTTCTGATGCGAGCTTCAGCTGTGAGGCGTCTCGTCTGCCGGATTCAGTCACACTccagtgggagaaaaaagaaaatcacatcCCTAATACCACTCTGCTGTACATCAACACAGCCCACATCATTATCCACAGCGTTGACATGCAGAGCAGTGGGGAATACCACTGTACATTCAGAAAGAATGGACGTCTAATCTATGATGTTATGAAAATGTTAAAAGTCAACCAAT ACTCCTACAGTAAGCCGTACACTCTGTACAGAGAGGCATCCAACAGCAGCAAGGTTACGCTTATAAACCAACATTATGAACGGGCCAGCAAAGCTAGGTGGTACTGGAGACCCGCTTCACATACAACTGCGAAAAATAAACAGCCTGTCAGTGCCAGAATGATATTCCCATCTCAGGGTTTTGATGGTTATTACATACCTCTGCACATCTCACCAGTCACGTATGAAGAAAGTGGAATGTATGACTTATATATTAATGATTACTTCTACAACACTATAACACTGGTAACTCTTGAAG TGACTCTCGATCCCCCTGGAGGTCTCTTTGGGAACAAGACCCTTGTCCTGACCTGTGAGGTGTCAGAGACAACTAACTCGTTGACCCTGGCCTGGTTGAGGATGGAGGGGAATAGGGGGGTGCTGGAGAAACAGGAAGCTCTGAATGAAAATCAGCTCGACAGGAAGCTCCGGCTGACCCTGTCCAGCCCCAGCAGAGACCAAACGCACTGGGCTTGTGTTATTTTCAGAGGGAGGTCGCTGAGAGCAAAGGCGTCCCTGCAGATCAGCCTGCCTG CTCCATCTGCTTCACAAAACAACATTATCCCAATGGTAGCTGCTGTTGGACCACTCAGCGCTGTGTTCTTAGTGGTAGCTCTGGTGCTGTTTTACAAGAGGAGACAAGCAGCAG GTGTTTCTCCGGAGGCAGCGGAATATGTGTCCGAGTCAAAAGCGAAGTACAGCAGCGTCCTCAGTTTGCAGGAGTGCAAAT CCATTCCACTGTCACCAAGAGAAGTACAGAATGACTCAGAACTTGTACCTGCCCAGACTGAAAATATCTACAGCAACGTTATTTACCTTCCAGAGGACACAG GTCCTATAAGAACGTCAGTTGTGGATGAGAACCAAGAACTACAGTATGCAGCTTTGGTCCTAAGAAGTCTTAGTTCTC AAGATTCAGCATCTCCTGCCTCTACAATGGTTGAACCGTCACATGCA GAGCAAACGAATGACATGGTGATCTATTCAGATCCAAGGATATAG
- the LOC111852758 gene encoding inactive phospholipase C-like protein 1 isoform X1 → MTERDSYRDASRGTGADFAPGGMSRAGRRSGVASLDPESGFPEGIRATPRRSSIIKDLSVHKTGARKKTVSFSSTPSERKVSSAADCLAFMQCGCELRKVRPNSRIYYRFYTLDPSLTCLRWEPSKKDSERARLDVGAMSEVRAGKYTETFCHSGTAECLPEEASFSIIHGDGHQSLDLVALSPEVASIWVTGLRYLISHPGSVRGSADEGSLGHRLRRSWLAAEFGKDDESGYGVMSEDAAVATVCRLCPSIRETKVRLRFKEIQRIKEKLTSHVTLEEFQEVYCELCTRPDVYFLLVQLSQDRECLDAQALRTFLETEQGLRSATAEGCLDIVRHFEPSAWGREQGLLSLDGFARYLQSPECQLFDPKHQHVCQDMSQPLTHYYINSSSRSYLSGDLQSADLGALQSADLGALQSALQAGCRCLELTVTDGPSGEPVLAVETSLSLNDPSQAPTVPITACAALEIIEKFAFATSPYPLLICLCQRCSPDQQRVLAGHLRKVFSSGLYTLGAQQAPPSPEGGSQLPSPEELKGRVLLVGEKQPSEGEAFEEEEELEDGGELTDQQMAPKPPHPLQWRICEELSELLVINHSSSRCFYRQRACQNESPVEPPNTPMPQAPPCWTVCSMGEDEAAQLADESTEELVDFTEHVLVRLCPSAEPSDSRSANSQDFWKAGCQLVALNLQMPGTMLDVHRAHFAQNGGCGYVLQPAAKPAPDRPPASLGRTLRVRVISAHGLPKPQGSGAKGDIIDPYVVLELHGVSADCAEEHTSTAAQNQDDPLFDETFEFQVSVPELAVLRFVVLDDDYITDDFIGQYSVSFECLQPGFRTVPLLGLTGRPVPHASLFVHVVITELKGSGKPQKVARRGHESVALHSVGVRALDDTFRSASAPLGEATDLRVSAQSAMVTFKEHFGLPLEVTFKQCIQSLVPLLQAPDGSLGASLVLKDGYPCLEVLGNSSESVQKLVGSYSTMISAQRRLIENADRVQEEIKQVCKEGMELHENLSRLGEKEELKGRKQSKALENSAWNITALKGQCDLICSAKADALEALRELILAFEAYGLMANAEDVQHSSS, encoded by the exons ATGACGGAGCGGGACTCTTATAGGGACGCGTCCAGGGGGACCGGAGCGGACTTTGCGCCGGGAGGGATGTCGAGGGCAGGGAGGCGAAGCGGAGTCGCCTCGCTGGACCCGGAGTCCGGTTTTCCGGAGGGGATCAGAGCGACTCCTCGCAGGagcagcataataaag GACCTATCAGTGCACAAAACAGGAGCGAGGAAGAAGACGGTGTCCTTCAGCAGCACGCCTTCAGAGAGGAAGGTGAGCAGTGCCGCCGACTGCCTGGCCTTCATGCAGTGCGGCTGTGAGCTCAGAAAGGTACGACCCAATTCGCGCATCTACTACCGCTTCTATACCCTGGACCCCTCGCTGACGTGTCTGCGCTGGGAGCCCTCGAAGAAGGACAGTGAGCGCGCCCGCCTGGACGTCGGCGCCATGTCCGAGGTGCGCGCCGGCAAATACACCGAGACCTTCTGCCACAGCGGCACTGCCGAGTGCCTGCCGGAGGAGGCCTCCTTCTCCATCATCCATGGTGATGGCCACCAGTCCCTGGATCTGGTGGCACTTTCTCCTGAGGTCGCCAGCATCTGGGTGACGGGCCTGCGCTACCTGATATCGCACCCGGGGTCCGTCCGTGGCAGTGCGGACGAGGGCAGCCTTGGACACCGCTTGCGCCGCAGCTGGCTGGCCGCTGAGTTCGGCAAGGACGACGAGAGCGGTTACGGGGTGATGTCCGAGGACGCGGCCGTGGCCACCGTCTGCAGGCTGTGTCCCAGCATCAGGGAGACCAAG GTACGACTCAGGTTTAAGGAAATCCAGCGCATCAAGGAGAAGCTGACCTCCCATGTGACCCTGGAGGAATTCCAGGAGGTCTACTGCGAGCTTTGTACCCGCCCTGATGTCTACTTCCTGCTGGTGCAGCTGTCCCAGGACCGGGAGTGCCTGGATGCCCAGGCGCTGCGGACCTTCCTGGAGACGGAGCAGGGCCTCCGCTCCGCCACGGCTGAGGGCTGCCTGGACATCGTACGGCACTTCGAGCCGTCGGCCTGGGGACGTGAGCAGGGCCTGCTCAGCCTGGATGGCTTTGCCCGCTACCTGCAGTCACCTGAATGCCAGCTGTTTGACCCTAAACACCAGCACGTGTGCCAGGATATGAGCCAGCCACTCACACACTACTATATCAACTCATCCTCCCGCTCCTACCTGTCTGGGGACCTGCAGAGTGCTGATCTGGGGGCACTGCAGAGTGCTGATCTGGGGGCACTGCAGAGTGCTCTGCAGGCCGGTTGCCGCTGTTTGGAGCTCACAGTGACAGATGGGCCTAGTGGTGAGCCAGTCTTGGCTGTGGAGACGAGTCTGAGTTTGAATGACCCCAGTCAAGCCCCTACAGTGCCTATTACCGCCTGTGCTGCCCTTGAAATCATCGAGAAGTTTGCGTTTGCGACCTCGCCCTACCCTCTGCTGATCTGCCTCTGCCAGCGCTGCTCCCCAGACCAGCAGAGAGTCCTGGCCGGACACCTGCGTAAGGTCTTCAGCTCTGGGCTCTACACGCTTGGGGCTCAACAGGCACCTCCAAGTCCAGAAGGTGGGTCTCAGCTGCCCTCCCCAGAGGAGTTGAAGGGCCGGGTATTGCTGGTGGGTGAGAAGCAGCCATCAGAAGGGGAGGCAtttgaggaggaagaggagctggaggatgGAGGTGAGCTCACAGACCAGCAGATGGCGCCAAAACCCCCACATCCACTGCAGTGGCGCATTTGCGAAGAGCTTTCCGAGCTGTTGGTTATCAATCACTCCAGTAGCCGCTGCTTTTATAGACAACGAGCCTGCCAGAATGAGAGCCCTGTGGAACCTCCCAACACCCCCATGCCCCAGGCCCCCCCATGCTGGACGGTGTGCTCCATGGGGGAGGATGAGGCAGCCCAGCTGGCTGACGAGAGCACAGAAGAGCTGGTGGATTTCACCGAGCATGTGCTGGTGCGGCTGTGCCCAAGTGCAGAGCCCTCTGACTCCAGAAGCGCCAATTCCCAGGACTTCTGGAAGGCTGGCTGTCAGCTGGTGGCCCTCAATCTGCAGATGCCTGGGACCATGCTGGACGTGCACAGAGCTCATTTCGCGCAGAACGGCGGCTGTGGGTACGTCCTGCAGCCGGCCGCAAAGCCAGCGCCGGACCGCCCTCCAGCTTCGTTGGGCCGGACGCTGCGTGTCAGGGTGATCAGTGCCCACGGCCTGCCGAAACCGCAGGGCTCAGGCGCCAAGGGGGATATCATCGACCCGTACGTGGTGCTGGAGCTGCATGGCGTGTCTGCTGACTGCGCTGAGGAACACACCAGTACCGCGGCGCAGAACCAGGATGACCCACTGTTTGATGAAACCTTTGAATTTCAG GTAAGCGTGCCCGAGTTGGCGGTCCTGCGTTTCGTGGTGCTGGATGACGATTACATCACCGACGACTTCATCGGCCAGTACAGCGTGAGCTTCGAGTGCCTGCAGCCCGGTTTTCGCACCGTGCCGCTGCTGGGCCTCACGGGGCGACCGGTGCCTCACGCCAGCCTTTTCGTCCACGTGGTCATCACTGAGCTGAAAGGTAGCGGCAAGCCCCAGAAGGTGGCGCGGCGGGGGCACGAGTCGGTGGCTCTGCACAGCGTGGGCGTCAGAGCTCTGGACGACACCTTCCGCTCTGCCAGTGCCCCGCTGGGCGAGGCCACAGACCTGCGGGTTTCTGCACAG AGCGCCATGGTTACTTTCAAAGAGCATTTTGGGCTCCCCCTGGAGGTCACCTTCAAGCAGTGCATTCAGAGCCTGGTCCCCCTCCTACAGGCCCCTGACGGGTCCCTAGGGGCCAGTCTGGTGCTGAAAGATGGCTACCCCTGCCTAGAGGTGCTGGGGAACTCGTCTGAAAGCGTACAGAAGCTTGTGGGCTCCTACAGCACT ATGATCTCAGCGCAAAGACGGCTGATTGAGAATGCGGACAGGGTGCAAGAAGAGATCAAGCAGGTGTGCAAGGaag GGATGGAGCTCCATGAGAACCTGTCCAGGCTTGGGGAGAAGGAGGAACTGAAGGGGAGGAAGCAGAGTAAGGCTCTGGAGAACTCGGCATGGAACATCACCGCACTGAAG GGACAGTGTGACCTAATTTGCAGTGCCAAGGCAGATGCACTGGAAGCCCTGAGAGAGCTGATACTGGCTTTCGAGGCATATGGGCTGATGGCTAACGCTGAAGATGTCCAACACTCTTCCTCCTAA